TGGAGATTAATACCTGAAAATGGGGAAGGAGTTGGGAATTATGTTTTTATCGATGATGTGGTTAACGGACACCTTTTGGCTATGGAAAAAGGAAGAGATGGCGAAAAGTACATTTTGGGAGGTGACAATATAAATTATAATGAGCTGTTTAGAAAAATCCGAGAAGTTGCTAGAGTCGATTATATGTTAATTAAACTTCCACTATGGTTGATGATGGTAGTAGCTGGTCAGCAAAAGCTGTTTGCGGAATTGTTTGGAATCAAACCATTTATCACCCCACCTTGGGTAAGAAGATATGTACATAAATGGACTCTGTCTTGTGAAAAGGCAGAAGTTGAATTGGGATATAAAAGTGTATCTATTAAAGAAGGAGTTATTAAAACAGTAGACTGGCTCAGAGAAACAAGTTAACTCTAGTTGGTTTTAGAGGATACCGCTGAATTTGCTTTCCACTGTATTTTAGAAATACAAAAGCACACTTCATTTAAGCATTTAAAGCTATCATCTTCGATAAACCCCATCTCCTTTGATGCTCGGATTACATCAACGCTAGATTTGCTCATCTTTAGCTCGATAAGATTTTTAGGAGATTGAGAAAATCCCTTTTCAAGTAAAGTGTCAAGTACTTTTTTTTCGAGTCCCATACCTTCAAAGGATGTATCTCCAATAAGTACATGCTTGATTACAGGGAAATTGTTTTCGTAGTCTATTTCGCAATGACCTATTATTTCTTTCGTAGAATCGAAAACTACGTTATACGCCTTTCCCTTGCTTTCTTTTAAGTATGTGGCTAATTGATTTTTTGAGATAGGATGTTCAAAACAAGATTCGGAGAACTCTTCTAGTTCTGCTTTTTTAATGATCCAAACCATTAATCGGTCAAAATCACTTTCTGTAAATGGTATTAATGAAATCAATTAGGGAAACTATTATTTGCGAACTAGTTTGTAAGAAGCTCGTTCGTTTGTGATTGTTAGTATCCCATCCTTGATAATGAATTTTCCAGAATAATCTATTTCCGCATTCACTTGCAAAATGTTCTCAGGAAGATTTTCTTCTACCTTTTTTTCACATCCTTTTTCTCCTTCAATTACAATCGTATTTC
The sequence above is drawn from the Flavobacteriales bacterium genome and encodes:
- a CDS encoding GNAT family N-acetyltransferase, yielding MISLIPFTESDFDRLMVWIIKKAELEEFSESCFEHPISKNQLATYLKESKGKAYNVVFDSTKEIIGHCEIDYENNFPVIKHVLIGDTSFEGMGLEKKVLDTLLEKGFSQSPKNLIELKMSKSSVDVIRASKEMGFIEDDSFKCLNEVCFCISKIQWKANSAVSSKTN